The Acanthochromis polyacanthus isolate Apoly-LR-REF ecotype Palm Island chromosome 5, KAUST_Apoly_ChrSc, whole genome shotgun sequence genome includes a window with the following:
- the LOC110958502 gene encoding inhibin beta B chain, which translates to MHLFTSESRTRSSFSVSVFLFLTPLLLKGLWVSGSPGCASCGLSGMDKEAEERLMIEFAKQQLLDKLHLKERPNITQTVPRGALLTALRKLHSGRVRQDGTLELENNIPAKDQGYEIVSFADINKAGDGDKASLSLTFQFLQEHGQSIQVLQSSLWIYARSSEDPHRDSRLLARVFLTADDGLSGSNRTLVIEKMLDVQESNWHTFPITRTLQTFLDGGQRRLRLEVSCEEDGKNLCSLDASVDTPNQPFLVAQVRLREDHSKRSLRKRSLRCGADVTVCCKRDFYIKFKDIQWDEWIIAPEGYHMNYCMGQCPQHLAGSPGIASSFHATVFSQLKVNGINTATTSCCIPTERRPLSMVYFNSQHSIVKTDVPDMIVESCGCT; encoded by the exons ATGCATTTGTTTACTTCAGAGTCAAGGACCAGGTCGTCTTTTTCAGTCtcggtttttctttttttgacaccCTTGCTGCTAAAGGGTCTCTGGGTCAGTGGCTCCCCGGGCTGCGCGTCCTGCGGCTTGTCGGGGATGGACAAAGAGGCAGAGGAACGGCTGATGATAGAGTTCGCCAAGCAACAACTTTTGGACAAGCTGCACCTGAAAGAGAGACCAAACATCACTCAGACGGTTCCCCGTGGGGCGCTACTCACGGCGCTGCGCAAACTGCACTCGGGGCGCGTCAGACAGGACGGCACCCTTGAACTAGAAAATAACATACCAGCCAAAGATCAAGGCTATGAAATAGTGAGCTTTGCAGATATAA ATAAGGCAGGGGATGGTGATAAGGCAAGTCTTAGCCTTACCTTCCAGTTTCTACAGGAACATGGCCAAAGTATCCAGGTCCTCCAATCATCACTGTGGATCTATGCCCGCTCCTCTGAAGACCCTCACCGGGACTCCCGTCTCCTTGCCCGTGTCTTCCTCACTGCAGATGATGGGCTCTCAGGCTCTAATCGCACCCTGGTGATAGAAAAGATGCTGGATGTCCAGGAGAGTAATTGGCACACTTTCCCCATTACCCGCACCCTGCAGACCTTCCTGGACGGGGGCCAACGGCGCCTACGGTTGGAGGTCAGCTGCGAAGAAGATGGGAAGAACCTTTGCTCCCTGGATGCCTCAGTAGACACCCCCAACCAGCCCTTCCTGGTGGCGCAGGTGCGTCTCCGTGAAGACCACTCCAAACGCTCACTCAGGAAGCGCTCACTGCGCTGTGGCGCTGATGTAACTGTGTGCTGCAAGAGAGACTTCTACATCAAGTTCAAAGATATCCAGTGGGATGAGTGGATCATTGCACCTGAAGGCTACCATATGAACTACTGCATGGGCCAGTGCCCCCAACATCTCGCTGGATCCCCAGGAATAGCATCCTCCTTCCATGCCACCGTCTTCAGCCAGCTCAAAGTCAACGGCATTAACACAGCTACAACTTCATGTTGCATTCCCACAGAGCGCCGACCACTTTCCATGGTCTACTTCAACTCTCAGCACAGCATTGTTAAAACTGACGTCCCTGACATGATAGTGGAGTCCTGTGGATGCACATAA